The following proteins are co-located in the Octopus sinensis linkage group LG24, ASM634580v1, whole genome shotgun sequence genome:
- the LOC115224082 gene encoding dual 3',5'-cyclic-AMP and -GMP phosphodiesterase 11A-like has protein sequence MMDDLQQDEVENFLQNNPDFVRKWQSRHFTVDVKRQSLKCTLKVPGETGYSATTSDTVLQEVKSKSRGYTSVVTENEIYREFVKDTVFEVNVDKQCHKILQNACIVLDCERASLFLLHGTAKKLHLVSKLFDVTATSVMEDTIHNEENAIRIPFGKGIVGYVAEYSCLLNIKDAYEDERFLHEIDKSTGFCTKSILSVPIRIEMAS, from the coding sequence GCAAATGGCAATCTCGGCATTTTACAGTGGACGTCAAAAGGCAAAGCCTTAAATGCACGTTGAAAGTACCGGGAGAGACCGGTTATAGTGCAACTACAAGTGATACAGTATTACAGgaggtgaaatcaaaatcaagaggGTATACTTCAGTAGTGACAGAGAATGAAATATACAGAGAGTTTGTAAAAGACACTGTTTTCGAAGTCAATGTCGACAAACAGTGtcataaaattcttcaaaatgctTGTATCGTCCTCGATTGTGAGAGAGCGAGCCTATTTCTGTTACATGGAACTGCTAAAAAGCTACACTTAGTTTCCAAGCTCTTTGACGTTACAGCCACCTCGGTTATGGAGGATACAATTCACAACGAAGAAAATGCCATTCGCATTCCTTTCGGGAAAGGAATTGTCGGATATGTAGCTGAATACAGTTGTCTATTGAACATTAAAGATGCCTACGAAGACGAACGTTTTTTACATGAGATTGATAAATCAACGGGGTTCTGTACGAAAAGTATTCTATCTGTACCAATAAGGATAGAGATGGCGTCGTAA